ATTTTTTCTACCCTTAAGGGGAAGGACTATCAGTCAATAGCAAAAGCGATAAACGATGAACTGGCACGCTTACTGAAGGAAGGGACAAATGAATGGGAGATGACAAAAGCAAAAAACATGATCAAAGCCTCTTATGTGTATTCTTTGGAGACGGTTCAGGGAACGGCGAGGCAGTTAGGAAATTTTCAGACCCTGACCGGTGACCCGCTTTTTGTGGAAAGATATTTAAAGAACGTCGACAGGGTTACAAAAGACGATATCAAAAGGGTACTTCAAAAATATATCCTGGGCAAAGACAAAACACTTGTTGCGCTTTTGCCTAAGGCAGTTTCCAACCCCCACACTTTCCGTCTGGAAAATGGCCTCACCATGCTTGTAAACAAAAACCAGGCATCACCAAGCTTTGCCTTTAGAATAGGCTTCGCGGGAGGTCTCAAAGAAGAGCCTCCAGGGAAAAATGGCGCCTTCAACATCCTCTCCAAAATGCTGCTCAGAGGCACAAAGGATAAGAATGCGGGCATGATTGCCAGAGAGATTGACATGCTTGCGGGAGATATGGGCGCCTTCAACGGAAAAAATATTTTCGGGCTGTCCGGTAAGTTCCTGAGCAAGGACATTAAAGAGGTGCTGGGCCTCCTCAAAGAAGTGCTTACTTCAACTGTTTTCAAGGAAGAAGAGCTGAAAACCGTTAAAGGCGAAGTCCTCTCAGAAATAAGGCAGCGGGATGATGACCCTATCCGTAATATCTTTATGCGTTTCAATGAAACTCTTTTTGAAGGCCACCCATACAGCAGAGATCCGGTTGGCCGTGAGAGTGACATAGAAAATACAAAACCTGGTGATATTGAAGAATTCTATAAAAAATATGTAAGCCCCTCAAATGCGGTTCTCGCTATTTCCGGAGATGTGGATGAAAAAGAACTCAAGACATTATTTGAGAACCTCTTTTCTGAATGGAAAGGCAAAACAAACCCGCTGAAGAAGTTAATGCCTGCTCCTTCTCCTGGAAAAGCCATCATGATTGAAAAAGATATGATGCAGACACACCTCATTTTCGGTTTCACGGGACCCGGGCTTTTGGATGAAGACAGATATGCAACAGAAGTCATGGACGCCATCCTTTCCGGTATGGGCGGTAGGATACACAAGGTTCTGAGAGAGGAACGACCTTATGCATACGCCCTTACATTCTTTAATCAGATGGTTTTTGAAACTGGTGGAATGGGTATATATATTGGAACTGATAAAAAACTCGTAAAAGAAGTTGAGAAGATTTCACGAGCTGAAATAGAAAAGATTGTTAAAGAGGGGTTTACTGACACTGAGGTTGAAAACGCAAAAAATCACCTTACAGGCACACATTACATCCGGATGCAGCCCAATAACGCTATATCCACAAGTATGTGCCTTGATGTCATGTACGGTTTAAAACCCGACTACTTCAAAACATGGCCTAAACACATCGAAAAGGTAACAAAAGAGGATGTAAACAGGGTAGCACGGAAGTACCTGCTGCTGGATAAGATGGTACAGATAACAGTGGGCAGTAGGCAGTAGGTACTGTAGAAACAAAAGAAACGATTCAGAAAATTTATTCGAACAGGGCTTTTGAAAAATCCTTTGCACTGAAAGGAATCAAGTCGTCGAATTGTTCTCCTACACCTACATATCTTATCGGTATCTTTAAGAGATGGGCGATAGGAAGGATAAAACCACCCTTTGCCGTTCCATCGAGCTTAGTTATGACAATACCCGTAATATCCAGCGCTTCATTGAACGTCCTGGCCTGGGCAATGACATTCTGCCCGTTCGTTGCATCTACGATGAGCAGGGTTTCGTGGGGTGCACCGTCCATCTCCTTCCCCACAACACGCTTTATCTTTTTCATTTCCTCCATAAGATTGGCTTTCGTATGCAGTCTGCCGGCAGTATCGAGGATGAGCACATCTACCCCTCTCGCCTTTGCAGCCTTTGTGGCATCATAGGCAACTGCAGCGGGGTCTGAACCCTCTTTGTGTTTTACAACATCGATGCTGAGCCTCATTGCCCATTCCTCAAGCTGTTCTATCGCTGCAGCCCTGAAAGTATCGCAGGCGCCCAGCAAAACGCTTTTCCCGGATTCCTTATATGCTCTCGCAATCTTTGCAATAGTTGTTGTTTTACCGACACCATTGACGCCGAGGGCAAGCAAGACGAAGGGTTTGTGTTTATTTATCAGCATGGGCGCTTCAACAGGCATGAGAAGGTTCCCAACCTCTTCGATCATAAAACTCTTTATATCATCAGTGGTCTTTATCTGTCCCCTTTTCCATCTTTCCTTCAAAGCGCCTACGAGGATTTCCGTTGTTTCAATGCCCGCATCGGAGAGAATCAAGGCCTCTTCT
The DNA window shown above is from Pseudomonadota bacterium and carries:
- a CDS encoding pitrilysin family protein is translated as MEVLSLDNGLQYIFQQRKGTGVVALQVWVKAGSKYEEPKIAGITHFIEHLIFKGTEKVKANEMASRIESLGGVINAYTSYDNTVYHIVIPAKAFEEGFELLVDAVKNPAFPEEEVNKEKKVVLEEIKMGEDDPQRKLFKELFSTSYDAHPYGRPIIGYEDTVKNIQRDEILNYFRKYYTPDNMAVVVVGDFDAKTADALIKKHFSEKKIPLHLTSKKEGLDSPPPAKEDKGDSQKQGEVKEKIIEKNVRESYLAIAYRIPSMVHEDTPALEVLGTILGEGESSRLQEQLKYKKGIVTNSTTYLFTPKEDGLFVIFSTLKGKDYQSIAKAINDELARLLKEGTNEWEMTKAKNMIKASYVYSLETVQGTARQLGNFQTLTGDPLFVERYLKNVDRVTKDDIKRVLQKYILGKDKTLVALLPKAVSNPHTFRLENGLTMLVNKNQASPSFAFRIGFAGGLKEEPPGKNGAFNILSKMLLRGTKDKNAGMIAREIDMLAGDMGAFNGKNIFGLSGKFLSKDIKEVLGLLKEVLTSTVFKEEELKTVKGEVLSEIRQRDDDPIRNIFMRFNETLFEGHPYSRDPVGRESDIENTKPGDIEEFYKKYVSPSNAVLAISGDVDEKELKTLFENLFSEWKGKTNPLKKLMPAPSPGKAIMIEKDMMQTHLIFGFTGPGLLDEDRYATEVMDAILSGMGGRIHKVLREERPYAYALTFFNQMVFETGGMGIYIGTDKKLVKEVEKISRAEIEKIVKEGFTDTEVENAKNHLTGTHYIRMQPNNAISTSMCLDVMYGLKPDYFKTWPKHIEKVTKEDVNRVARKYLLLDKMVQITVGSRQ
- the ftsY gene encoding signal recognition particle-docking protein FtsY; amino-acid sequence: MGIFDKIKNGLARTRDQLATKIEWAVKGQPVDEDAFDEIEEALILSDAGIETTEILVGALKERWKRGQIKTTDDIKSFMIEEVGNLLMPVEAPMLINKHKPFVLLALGVNGVGKTTTIAKIARAYKESGKSVLLGACDTFRAAAIEQLEEWAMRLSIDVVKHKEGSDPAAVAYDATKAAKARGVDVLILDTAGRLHTKANLMEEMKKIKRVVGKEMDGAPHETLLIVDATNGQNVIAQARTFNEALDITGIVITKLDGTAKGGFILPIAHLLKIPIRYVGVGEQFDDLIPFSAKDFSKALFE